AGACGTTCGCGAAAGAACAGGAAAAACACAAATAGCAAGAATCCTAAGGCAAAAGAAATCAGCACTATATTGACAATTGAGAACTTAGCAGCTCTGGAGTCCCCCTTCCCAAGCTCATTCGCAACACGAACGCTACAACAAAGAGTAGATGCAGCATGGATTATGGTCTAAGAAGAAGAGAGGAAAGGAACTATGACAAGTGTACCTAGCTGCAGCCATGAAACCGAGCGCTATCATCATTTCCCAACCACTGATGTTAAGACTGCAATGTATAGAGAAAGGATTTTCAAGTGTTGCGTAACTGGAGGAGGAGGCGATTATGGAGAGAATGGAAAGAGTAGTACCAGATGGAAAGAGCACTAACTTCAACCTCGGCGTTTTTCAAGTTTCCTGTCAAAAGAACCAGTATTGCATTGTACCAGAACTCGAGACTGTCAACAAAGGAACCATGTGAACCTCAGGTAAGTAATCATCATTAATAACATGAGTATTGTTGATTGACAAGTTCGTGTGCAGTAAGACTTACCAGAGCATTGCACCAGATGATATAGAAAGCTTGATGACCGGCCAAAGATCTTTGAAGGCTAATGTTGTGAAACCTTTCCATGTTTCTCGACATCCTCCAGAGACGATGAATATTAGTTGCCCCACGTTTGGAAGCCAGTATGCCAAGATTGTTGATATCATAGTGCCGGCTAGACCCAAATTGTACTTAACTGTTAGAAGCCATGAGAGGAAAATGTGGATAGATAATGAAAACACTGCCAAATATGTTATGATCATGTTCTTGCTCTGTGCTTGTAAATACATTTGGCAACTAAATGATACAATATAGGAGTATATGACAGGAATGAACCAAAGACCAATTTTCCCTGCCACTTGGGCGATGTCTTCATCCTGTCCTAAAGCTTTCAAGATAGGGgctgcaaaaatataaatgggCAATAGTAGAGTCGTGAACACAGTCAAAACAATCCACGATCTTTGGAGATATATCCCGAGCATGTGGTACTGTTTTGCTCCGTAGGCTTGCCCGCATAGCGTTTCCAATCCACTTGCCACTCCAAGCTGCACAGTCCGAGCAAAGGTGTCAAACGAAACTTTCGTAATGTTGTACCTCATGAAAAGGTAACTCCACTATTTCAAAATGGACTTGCTACTAGACACTCTTAAAATTACATGCACTTGTTCTAGTACAACATTGAATACTACTAAGAGATGGAACCTAACCCAACTTTACATTAAGACCGGCTATTAAAAATCCCTGCGTACTTGCATTTCATTCGtcccttttactttttttgggACGTTTCACAAACTATATTACGATTTTCAAATACTTAGATCTAGTGAAAAACAATCCTATAGAGtaattcttttcttgtctATCAGCGTACATACGTATATACTATATATGCAGCTACATATATCTAGAAAGAATACTAATAGAGATGTTGAGAGCATCAAGTAGTACCAGTAAACCATTGGCAAATCTTGTAAGGAGAGTGAAAACAAGAGCATAGGCAGCCAGCTCTGTGGAACCAATGCGGCCTATAAATGCTTGGCTGATGACACTTATACCAAACGTCGAAAATCGGGTGAACATGGCAGGGCCAGCCACCACCCACATCTTCTTGTTCTCTACCCATATTTTGCTCTTGAAATTCTCTTCCTCGATCTCATCTTCTGTTGCCCTCAACAGCTTCTCAGTTCCATCACCTTCCATTTCACTCACCTCTTCCCACTTTCAGTCTATTCTGTGATAAAGGGAAGATAGATCAGTACCAGACCTCAGAAATCAATcttttcacacacacacaataaaatGTTTTTCAAGAATCAGAAATCTGTGTTGTTGACTGCAATGTGAGAATATAAAGAGAAATTTACTGTACTCTATACTGTGTTGCAAGATACGTCTCAAAAGATAAAGTATGAATCGGATGCAAGAAATGTAAAtgtgaaaatcaaatttggacAATAAATCAAGAGTTAGGACGAAACATAATTGTATGATATATAGACTAGGGCTATTTAGTACAAGAAagatataaattcaagaaatgtgAATaacttcattaattaatttccgACTCAAAGTAAGCGGTGATGATTGTCGAAATCATATATAGTAGTTGCTCAATTTGTGagaatgaattatttttttattacaattcaagaaatgacaaaaacaTCCACCAATTAATGTCCGCCTCAGAGTAAGCGATGATGATTgtcaaaatcaatatatagCGATGGTCCAATTAATGTCCGACTCAGAGTAAGCAGTGATGATTGTCAAACTGGATCAATTGATAAGAATGaactatttcttttattaaaaattcaagaaatgagaaaaagtACACCAATTAAGTGTCCacttcataatatatattaaatagtgtAGATTAGcactgaaaattaatttaatgctaactttaatattaaatttttgtagttattgagctattttgttataattatacaaaatactaattttcaataatattaatagaaaagtAGAGCGTCTGAACTTTGAAAACCAAGAGAATATATTTGGAAGCTTTATGAAGCATATGAATAggaataaatgtatttttggtcctcaaatATAACTAGTAATGTGATTTTGgttctcaaataattttttaaagttgtaattttggtcgttaaatttttacttttttagtaGTTTTCGTCCTTccgttaattttttagttaaactTAACGGAAATATCAGggataaatgaatttttggtcctcaaatATACCCACTAATGCGATTTTGgttctcaaataatttaaggtTGCAATGTTGGTCCTGTCCTCAAACTTTTCtggcacttttggtccttccaTTAATGGAAATTCatttaaagtgaaaaaaattgttattttcctCTCATTTTCTAGTGTTTTTCAAGCtgtaattcaataaaaaaaaaaattctatttttcttcaaacttcaTAAgagaataaaccaaaaaagataaatttaatggtctacaaataaatttaacactAGACAAGTTGTCAAGCGTCCTAAACAACTACAAggtcttaaaatattttagggtaaattacattttgatattcaaactatattaaattttacttttgccgtcattttttttttctattaatttactatctcaattttgtgaaatttgtccATCgtcatatattcattttttttttttaatgttattgttgatgatgatgatttttctgccgaaaaagtattatatattggcatatgtgaaaaatatcacatcacataacctTTAATAATCACATGTGCATTGTCTGTGATGTTTCTTTGATAAAAAACTTGGATGAAAAAcggttataaatgacaaagttcaaaatttcgtaaagttaaGATGgaaagttgacacaaaaaaaaattaaatacaaaagtgtaaaaactattataattcaaatggaaaaatataattaacccaattttttatatgaattttctaattaagaATCTGATGAAATTCGAGACTGGACCTGACTCGGCCAAACCTAAACCAATTATATGGCTAGTGCAATACACTTGCCGTGTGATCGGTGCATAGTTTAGGAAAAATGACCGATCACATAgcaagtgtgatacacttgatccataattaatttgattcgaccaaacttgatccaaataagaattttactATTGCTACTATATttgacttatatatttatcaaatgaatgtaaaaactatcttttcaaataaagacCTAAATGAAGAAACTTATGTTAATCAACCGGAGGTTTTTGTTGAAGTGGACCgaatatgtaaaatatgtaaattaattaaatccctATATAACTTAAGCATCTAAGCAATGATTGAGAAtgtttataaatcaaaatgagCATGAAGCATATCTTTCACAAGGTTCGAAATAATTCGCATTGTTTATCGctttgttgtattatttagGAATTATTATATCTACATCcctcatttattattttttttacacaaattatccctaccttttaaaaaattacagaccATTTTTGTCagcatttaaaataaaaaatatctctATTGACTAggtcaacttttaaaataatttttcaagaataggggtatttttgtaattattaaaaggttgAGGAGttgtcaaaataatatttatgaagatgAGTAATATGaccccatatatttttttattatttatattaatttttaatttaaatttatttattttattaatttttttattgaatctctatataaaattgtaccttttaataattaaactattaaattattcaattaatatttcaataaaattagttaatagattataagtttaaattaaaaaattatcacataaattatttaaaattattataattaaaagattagttatcctctatttttatttataactaaattttacttcttttacttatttgtcaaatcaagttaaaaaaaaattatacatgcaTAATATTActacattatataattatcatttatacttatatattaactctatatttttttattacttcatTGTCCCgtttggatttattaattgtatatttatttcacttgttcatcaaacactttttaatttcataattctaAAATACTTCGACTTCGTTTTATTTTAGCTTCATTTGCTTGTAAAACcaaactaaaaaaaagttatacacgcatatacatatatatattaatagatattattttgacaccccttctaccttttgataattacaaaaacaccaCTAAGGACATTTCTgtccttgaaaaattattttaaaggttGATCTAGTCAACAGGgatatttttgagttttaaagGCTGCCAGGGGtggtttctataatttttcagaaagcATGGGTGGTTtgtttaaaaagataataggTGAGGGggcgtaaatataattattcctatttttaaagtgaattaaatcaatacttcttaaaattagatctaattacacaaatatttcatgctctttataaaattataagtatatttcttgaaattgtagttgtaattataagtacacccTCTATTCAATGATAATACTTTACCCAAATACTCCCTGAGTACATTGCACTAAACTCCCTCTTAACTGGTGTAtctataatttcataagtagagaatatttatgtaattaaactTAGTACGTGgatgcaatttatcctattaTTTAGTGGTCTTTGGCTTTACTTTGAATGTTATCTAAaccaaaaagaatatattagcAGCCACTCCAATACGTAAGATTTTGGTGCAATGAATTTTGTCTTTGACatg
The window above is part of the Sesamum indicum cultivar Zhongzhi No. 13 linkage group LG2, S_indicum_v1.0, whole genome shotgun sequence genome. Proteins encoded here:
- the LOC105155915 gene encoding protein DETOXIFICATION 21-like, encoding MEGDGTEKLLRATEDEIEEENFKSKIWVENKKMWVVAGPAMFTRFSTFGISVISQAFIGRIGSTELAAYALVFTLLTRFANGLLLGVASGLETLCGQAYGAKQYHMLGIYLQRSWIVLTVFTTLLLPIYIFAAPILKALGQDEDIAQVAGKIGLWFIPVIYSYIVSFSCQMYLQAQSKNMIITYLAVFSLSIHIFLSWLLTVKYNLGLAGTMISTILAYWLPNVGQLIFIVSGGCRETWKGFTTLAFKDLWPVIKLSISSGAMLCLEFWYNAILVLLTGNLKNAEVEVSALSICLNISGWEMMIALGFMAAASVRVANELGKGDSRAAKFSIVNIVLISFALGFLLFVFFLFFRERLAHIFTNDHNVATEVGRLSPLFAFTILLNSIQPVLSGVAVGAGWQSVVVYVNLACYYLIGIPTGVLLGYVIKLQVEGVWIGMLIGTLIQTIILLIITQKTDWDKQVAIARKRVNRWCVEAEPDGNSRTG